A single genomic interval of Musa acuminata AAA Group cultivar baxijiao chromosome BXJ3-4, Cavendish_Baxijiao_AAA, whole genome shotgun sequence harbors:
- the LOC135636499 gene encoding uncharacterized protein LOC135636499, protein MPNDPHANPLGPVTHGEGEMLTSTPDRYWRLFNDLGMPPPLTTVDPPAALPEAFLALAKQVQGMMEIMQTVVPLIPEIRRLTDASADPAHLRPSAGQDATGETRDGAIHHEGSPTRVSPAPSRAARRRPEPDTVSSDSADSFLKVQFSQVNRRLDEFRRELQRSRDESSEGTSGGSPFVQEIQEKPIPLNFRVPALETYDGGSDPAEHVAAFRTQMALYGTSDALMCRTFPTTFRGPARAWFSRLRQSSISSFDQFTKEFEQNFLTSARPRPSIAALLALSQHEEETLAQFVTRFAAEVRGYSDTHPSLIMQAFLTGLKPSRFFWSLIEKPPAIVPEMLYRANQYVAGEALAAGRRPVGKKSRTEQPRAATSSADSRTHRRPDHHEQRLPRPPPLPLNAPRTEIFLRIREKGLLRPLIP, encoded by the coding sequence aTGCCGAACGATCCTCACGCCAACCCTCTCGGACCCGTCACCCACGGAGAAGGAGAAATGCTGACGTCAACGCCAGATCGTTATTGGCGCCTGTTCAACGACTTAGGGATGCCACCCCCGTTAACCACGGTCGACCCTCCGGCCGCACTGCCCGAGGCGTTCCTCGCTCTCGCTAAGCAAGTGCAGGGAATGATGGAGATAATGCAGACCGTTGTCCCACTTATTCCCGAAATCAGGCGACTGACGGACGCCTCCGCCGACCCGGCCCATCTAAGGCCGAGCGCGGGACAGGATGCAACCGGTGAAACCCGAGACGGAGCCATCCACCACGAAGGTTCGCCCACGCGCGTCTCTCCTGCCCCCTCTCGAGCCGCACGGCGCCGCCCCGAGCCTGACACCGTATCGTCCGACTCGGCGGACAGCTTCCTTAAGGTACAATTCTCCCAGGTCAATCGTCGCCTGGATGAGTTCCGACGCGAGCTCCAAAGGTCGCGGGACGAATCAAGCGAGGGCACCTCGGGGGGGTCCCCTTTCGTTCAGGAAATACAAGAAAAACCCATCCCCCTCAACTTTAGGGTGCCGGCCCTCGAGACATACGACGGCGGCTCCGACCCAGCAGAGCATGTCGCCGCGTTCAGAACTCAGATGGCCCTTTACGGCACGTCCGACGCGCTGATGTGCCGTACGTTTCCAACCACCTTCAGAGGACCAGCACGCGCGTGGTTCAGCCGGTTGCGACAATCCTCGATCTCGTCTTTTGACCAGTTCACCAAAGAGTTCGAACAAAACTTCCTTACCAGCGCGCGACCTCGGCCTTCCATAGCCGCCCTGCTGGCACTATCGCAGCACGAAGAAGAAACGCTCGCGCAATTCGTGACGCGCTTCGCCGCGGAGGTCCGCGGCTattcggacactcacccctctttgaTCATGCAGGCGTTCCTGACGGGGCTGAAACCATCGAGATTCTTCTGGTCATTGATCGAGAAGCCGCCCGCCATTGTCCCCGAGATGCTCTACCGGGCAAACCAATACGTCGCCGGCGAAGCATTAGCAGCAGGAAGACGTCCGGTCGGGAAGAAATCGCGAACCGAGCAACCCCGAGCCGCCACCTCGTCGGCCGACTCGCGAACCCATCGGAGGCCCGACCACCACGAGCAGCGGCTCCCGAGGCCTCCGCCCCTCCCGCTCAACGCACCTCGCACCGAGATCTTCCTCCGGATCAGGGAGAAGGGTCTTTTGCGGCCCCTAATCCCATGA
- the LOC135637172 gene encoding probable beta-1,3-galactosyltransferase 2 isoform X1 → MDFFALPWKLLCWSTLHQQHLLFGKTMTHQILSLNNGDSWTMPEAKDIIKTTGTGDNKMNLVANDCNLRTNNEKQEPKDIPNKISNAQQAIQTLDKTITNLELELAAARVAQESILNGAPLAETLKATETTAPRKYLMVIGINTAFSSRRRRDSVRATWMPQGEKRKKLEEEKGIIIRFVIGHSATSGGILDKAIEAEHRKHGDFMRLDHVEGYLELSAKTKVYFATAVSMWDADFYIKVDDDVHVNIATLGATLAKHRSKPRVYIGCMKSGPVLAQKGVRYHEPEYWKFGEEGNKYFRHATGQLYAISKDLATYISTNQHVLHKYANEDVSLGSWFIGLDVEHIDDRRLCCGTPPDCEWKAQAGNICVASFDWSCSGICNSAERIKEVHRRCGEGEKTVWNAVF, encoded by the exons ATGGACTTTTTTGCTCTGCCTTGGAAGCTTTTGTGCTGGTCTACTCTTCACCAACAG CATCTACTTTTTGGCAAAACTATGACTCATCAGATACTGAGTCTGAACAATGGTGACAGTTGGACGATGCCTGAAGCAAAGGACATTATCAAGACAACAGGAACCGGAGACAATAAGATGAATCTTGTTGCCAACGACTGTAATTTAAGAACA AATAATGAAAAACAAGAGCCTAAAGATATACCCAACAAAATTTCAAATGCACAACAAGCGATACA GACACTAGATAAAACAATAACGAATTTAGAATTGGAATTAGCCGCTGCCAGAGTTGCACAAGAGTCAATACTCAATGGTGCTCCATTGGCAGAGACTCTAAAGGCTACCGAAACTACTGCTCCAAGGAAATATCTGATGGTTATAGGAATTAATACTGCATTTAGCAGTCGTAGGAGAAGAGACTCAGTTCGTGCTACTTGGATGCCTCAAG gtgaaaaaagaaagaagctGGAGGAAGAGAAAGGTATTATTATTCGCTTTGTTATTGGTCACAG TGCTACCTCTGGTGGAATTTTGGACAAGGCAATTGAAGCCGAACATAGAAAGCATGGGGACTTCATGAGGCTG GATCATGTTGAGGGCTACCTTGAGTTATCAGCCAAAACTAAAGTATATTTTGCTACTGCTGTCTCCATGTGGGATGCAGATTTCTACATCAAAGTAGATGATGATGTACATGTAAACATTG caacTCTTGGAGCAACCCTGGCCAAGCACCGGTCAAAGCCTCGGGTGTATATTGGATGTATGAAATCTGGTCCAGTCCTAGCTCAAAA GGGGGTGAGATATCACGAACCGGAGTACTGGAAGTTTGGAGAGGAGGGAAATAAGTATTTTAGGCATGCCACCGGTCAGCTATATGCCATTTCAAAGGACTTGGCTACTTACATATCCACAAACCA GCATGTGCTTCACAAGTATGCAAACGAGGATGTCTCATTGGGATCATGGTTCATCGGACTGGATGTCGAACATATCGATGACCGGAGACTATGTTGTGGTACTCCACCTG ACTGCGAGTGGAAAGCCCAAGCAGGCAACATCTGTGTTGCTTCATTTGATTGGAGCTGCAGCGGCATTTGCAATTCTGCCGAAAGGATTAAGGAGGTTCATCGGCGATGCGGGGAAGGCGAAAAGACTGTCTGGAATGCTGTCTTCTGA
- the LOC135637172 gene encoding probable beta-1,3-galactosyltransferase 2 isoform X2 has product MSFRRGGELSARGLVSKKWTFLLCLGSFCAGLLFTNSWTMPEAKDIIKTTGTGDNKMNLVANDCNLRTNNEKQEPKDIPNKISNAQQAIQTLDKTITNLELELAAARVAQESILNGAPLAETLKATETTAPRKYLMVIGINTAFSSRRRRDSVRATWMPQGEKRKKLEEEKGIIIRFVIGHSATSGGILDKAIEAEHRKHGDFMRLDHVEGYLELSAKTKVYFATAVSMWDADFYIKVDDDVHVNIATLGATLAKHRSKPRVYIGCMKSGPVLAQKGVRYHEPEYWKFGEEGNKYFRHATGQLYAISKDLATYISTNQHVLHKYANEDVSLGSWFIGLDVEHIDDRRLCCGTPPDCEWKAQAGNICVASFDWSCSGICNSAERIKEVHRRCGEGEKTVWNAVF; this is encoded by the exons ATGAGCTTCAGGAGAGGAGGAGAGTTGTCGGCAAGGGGATTGGTGTCCAAAAAATGGACTTTTTTGCTCTGCCTTGGAAGCTTTTGTGCTGGTCTACTCTTCACCAACAG TTGGACGATGCCTGAAGCAAAGGACATTATCAAGACAACAGGAACCGGAGACAATAAGATGAATCTTGTTGCCAACGACTGTAATTTAAGAACA AATAATGAAAAACAAGAGCCTAAAGATATACCCAACAAAATTTCAAATGCACAACAAGCGATACA GACACTAGATAAAACAATAACGAATTTAGAATTGGAATTAGCCGCTGCCAGAGTTGCACAAGAGTCAATACTCAATGGTGCTCCATTGGCAGAGACTCTAAAGGCTACCGAAACTACTGCTCCAAGGAAATATCTGATGGTTATAGGAATTAATACTGCATTTAGCAGTCGTAGGAGAAGAGACTCAGTTCGTGCTACTTGGATGCCTCAAG gtgaaaaaagaaagaagctGGAGGAAGAGAAAGGTATTATTATTCGCTTTGTTATTGGTCACAG TGCTACCTCTGGTGGAATTTTGGACAAGGCAATTGAAGCCGAACATAGAAAGCATGGGGACTTCATGAGGCTG GATCATGTTGAGGGCTACCTTGAGTTATCAGCCAAAACTAAAGTATATTTTGCTACTGCTGTCTCCATGTGGGATGCAGATTTCTACATCAAAGTAGATGATGATGTACATGTAAACATTG caacTCTTGGAGCAACCCTGGCCAAGCACCGGTCAAAGCCTCGGGTGTATATTGGATGTATGAAATCTGGTCCAGTCCTAGCTCAAAA GGGGGTGAGATATCACGAACCGGAGTACTGGAAGTTTGGAGAGGAGGGAAATAAGTATTTTAGGCATGCCACCGGTCAGCTATATGCCATTTCAAAGGACTTGGCTACTTACATATCCACAAACCA GCATGTGCTTCACAAGTATGCAAACGAGGATGTCTCATTGGGATCATGGTTCATCGGACTGGATGTCGAACATATCGATGACCGGAGACTATGTTGTGGTACTCCACCTG ACTGCGAGTGGAAAGCCCAAGCAGGCAACATCTGTGTTGCTTCATTTGATTGGAGCTGCAGCGGCATTTGCAATTCTGCCGAAAGGATTAAGGAGGTTCATCGGCGATGCGGGGAAGGCGAAAAGACTGTCTGGAATGCTGTCTTCTGA
- the LOC135636982 gene encoding CASP-like protein 2D1 yields the protein MGDQAESTLISSNNHQVFRVVALSLRLAAIPLCAASLWVMATNKQANESYGKVEFSDLPGLRYMVCISAISLGYSVVSILFACLGCVNNDWFFFISDQVVAYLMVTSGSAVAEVLYLAREGDRKASWSEACSYYGRFCDRTKVSLALHLAALLCFIALFLVSSYTVFSKFEAPSVSDSSKGVGE from the exons ATGGGTGACCAAGCTGAATCCACTCTCATCTCCTCAAACAATCACCAAGTTTTCAGGGTGGTAGCCCTCTCCCTCAGGCTCGCAGCCATACCCCTGTGTGCTGCCTCCCTATGGGTGATGGCGACCAACAAGCAAGCCAATGAATCGTACGGAAAGGTGGAATTCAGCGACCTTCCCGGACTGAG GTACATGGTCTGCATCagcgccatctctcttggatactCCGTCGTTTCGATCCTCTTCGCATGCCTCGGATGCGTCAACAACGACTGGTTCTTCTTCATCTCGGACCAG GTTGTGGCCTATTTGATGGTGACATCGGGGTCTGCGGTGGCCGAGGTGCTCTATCTGGCGCGTGAGGGCGACAGGAAGGCGTCATGGAGTGAAGCGTGCAGCTACTACGGGAGGTTCTGCGACAGGACGAAGGTGTCATTGGCGCTGCACTTGGCGGCCCTGCTTTGCTTCATCGCTCTATTTCTGGTGTCATCTTACACGGTGTTCAGCAAGTTCGAAGCCCCTTCGGTTTCGGATTCTTCCAAAGGGGTGGGAGAATAG